A genomic segment from Candidatus Korarchaeum sp. encodes:
- a CDS encoding 30S ribosomal protein S25e encodes MSAEKTEKIIRDIEVKPQVMEQMRKEVVRSSYITPQSLAMKYNIRVSVARKLLREFEREGLVVYVDGNSRLRIYKGAKAKIGGEG; translated from the coding sequence ATGAGCGCTGAGAAGACTGAGAAGATAATCAGGGATATTGAAGTCAAGCCCCAAGTTATGGAGCAGATGAGGAAGGAAGTAGTTAGATCAAGTTATATCACTCCCCAGTCCCTAGCGATGAAGTACAACATAAGGGTCAGTGTGGCTAGGAAGCTCCTGAGGGAGTTCGAGAGGGAAGGGCTAGTCGTATATGTGGATGGTAACTCTAGGCTAAGGATTTATAAAGGAGCTAAGGCGAAGATTGGTGGGGAGGGATAG
- the rimI gene encoding ribosomal protein S18-alanine N-acetyltransferase translates to MMIPNYRIRPFRPEDLEAVERINRVFLPENYPSYFFMENYRRFPRSFFVAEDEKGNIVGYVMCRVEPHYTKKDTLILGHVLSIAVSKEHRRRGIGEALMLKAEEGLLSYNSDAIYLEVRVSNEPAIRLYEKLGYKKLGIIPFYYADGEDAFLMYKIVREGLDDSAIYQALGNRVVR, encoded by the coding sequence ATGATGATCCCTAACTACAGGATAAGGCCCTTCAGACCGGAGGACCTAGAAGCAGTTGAGAGGATAAACAGAGTTTTCTTGCCGGAGAACTACCCAAGCTATTTCTTCATGGAAAATTACAGGAGATTCCCGAGGAGCTTCTTCGTAGCGGAGGATGAGAAAGGGAACATAGTCGGTTACGTCATGTGCAGAGTAGAGCCGCACTACACTAAGAAGGACACCCTCATCTTGGGGCACGTGCTATCGATAGCTGTGAGTAAGGAGCACAGGAGAAGGGGGATAGGGGAGGCTCTAATGCTGAAGGCTGAGGAGGGTCTCCTATCTTACAATTCCGATGCTATCTACCTCGAAGTCAGGGTATCCAACGAACCGGCTATAAGGTTATATGAGAAGCTGGGATATAAGAAACTCGGCATAATCCCGTTCTACTACGCGGATGGTGAGGACGCTTTCCTCATGTACAAGATAGTGAGGGAGGGCCTCGATGATTCAGCGATATACCAAGCCCTCGGGAACAGGGTGGTCCGTTGA
- a CDS encoding sulfurtransferase TusA family protein translates to MRRAVDLRGMKSPRTIVEIAKLVRKAAPGETLDFLVGDKGTVDDVYEWVGRTGHMLKVSERGDHWLIQITKREG, encoded by the coding sequence TTGAGGAGGGCTGTTGATCTGAGGGGGATGAAGAGCCCCAGGACTATAGTTGAGATAGCGAAGCTAGTGAGGAAGGCCGCGCCAGGTGAGACATTAGACTTCCTCGTGGGCGATAAGGGGACCGTGGACGATGTGTACGAGTGGGTGGGCAGGACGGGCCACATGCTTAAAGTATCTGAGAGGGGGGATCACTGGCTCATCCAAATAACTAAGAGGGAGGGTTGA
- a CDS encoding adenosylhomocysteinase — MPKVKDEGLAGRGKDSIEWARAHMPVLSEIARRFLKERPLDGLRIAASMHVTKETAVLMLALRDGGADIFLSPSNPLSTQDDVAAALVEEGIEVYAWRGMSDSEYFWAIEECLKAGPDFTMDDGGDLTVMAHEKGYAERIAGGTEETTTGVLRLVALERDGKLKYPVIAVNDAETKRNFDNVYGTGQSTIDGILRATNIMIAGKWFVVAGYGYVGRGIANRARGMGAKVIVTEVDPIRALMAAMDGFIVMPMREAAKLGDIFVTATGNIGVIKAEHISLMKDGAILANAGHFDVEVSVKDLELMSLAKRDLRENLREYLLPNGKRVYLLAEGRLVNLVAAEGHPSEVMDMSFANQALSLEYLVRERGKLPAKVIPVPRWIDSEVARIKLRSMGIEIDNLTKEQEEYLRSWRI, encoded by the coding sequence TTGCCGAAGGTGAAGGACGAAGGGTTAGCTGGTAGGGGGAAAGACTCTATTGAGTGGGCCAGGGCCCATATGCCAGTTCTATCAGAGATAGCTAGGAGGTTCCTCAAGGAGAGGCCCCTCGATGGCCTGAGGATCGCTGCTAGTATGCACGTCACTAAGGAGACAGCAGTATTGATGCTCGCTCTCAGGGATGGGGGCGCTGATATATTCCTCTCTCCATCGAATCCCCTCTCAACTCAGGACGATGTAGCAGCAGCTCTAGTCGAGGAGGGTATAGAGGTATACGCGTGGAGGGGCATGTCGGATTCTGAATATTTCTGGGCGATAGAGGAATGTCTCAAGGCTGGTCCGGATTTCACTATGGATGACGGAGGGGATCTCACTGTAATGGCCCATGAGAAAGGTTATGCTGAGAGGATAGCTGGGGGGACTGAGGAGACGACTACTGGGGTCCTGAGGTTGGTGGCGCTCGAGAGGGATGGTAAGCTGAAGTACCCTGTGATAGCGGTGAATGATGCCGAGACAAAGAGGAACTTTGATAACGTTTACGGGACGGGACAGAGCACTATAGATGGTATATTGAGAGCTACTAATATAATGATAGCTGGTAAGTGGTTCGTAGTCGCTGGATATGGATATGTGGGGAGAGGGATAGCTAATAGGGCTAGAGGGATGGGCGCTAAAGTTATAGTGACTGAAGTAGATCCTATAAGGGCTTTAATGGCTGCTATGGATGGTTTCATCGTGATGCCAATGCGAGAGGCAGCTAAACTCGGTGATATATTCGTTACAGCTACTGGGAACATCGGGGTCATAAAAGCGGAGCATATAAGCTTGATGAAGGACGGCGCTATACTCGCTAACGCTGGGCACTTCGATGTCGAAGTATCTGTCAAGGACCTGGAGCTAATGTCGTTAGCTAAGAGGGATCTGAGGGAGAACTTGAGGGAGTACTTACTCCCCAATGGGAAGAGGGTTTACTTACTCGCTGAGGGGAGGTTGGTGAATTTAGTCGCAGCTGAGGGCCATCCCAGTGAGGTCATGGATATGAGTTTCGCTAATCAAGCCCTGAGCCTCGAATATCTAGTGAGAGAGAGGGGGAAGCTCCCAGCTAAAGTGATACCAGTGCCCAGATGGATA